One part of the Saprospiraceae bacterium genome encodes these proteins:
- a CDS encoding site-2 protease family protein, with product MFDTGTIKLAKIAGIPIRLHWSFLLIFVWVGYNAWQDNLSTRGFIFMQLYVLILFVCVILHEYGHALVARKYGHKTRDILLTPIGGIARLESISEKPVQEFWIAIAGPLVNVAIALMLGLIILITGQRNILDALRYPGGGDSFIHSFLPLTMLSNIILAVFNFIPAFPMDGGRILRALLSTHWPRYKATLIAARVGQALAIVFLIFAVSQGHWMLCLVSLFIFVTAGNELKQVKWESILAVKPVKDLINTKYEHIQAGDSMHLPVETALRGIEKNYLVYNGDALMGYLSHAAVMYAYKMQRQEAPVASFTRTEVPQVDTELSLKDALHLMQSTGATLLPVVENGLIIGAVDEDQIKKYVEIALLLKT from the coding sequence ATGTTTGATACCGGTACTATAAAACTCGCCAAAATCGCGGGTATCCCCATAAGATTACATTGGAGCTTTTTGCTCATATTTGTTTGGGTCGGGTATAATGCCTGGCAGGATAATCTTTCGACAAGGGGATTTATATTCATGCAGTTGTATGTTTTGATTTTATTTGTTTGTGTGATCCTGCATGAATATGGCCATGCGTTGGTTGCCCGAAAGTATGGGCACAAGACACGTGACATTCTTCTTACGCCTATTGGAGGTATTGCCCGCCTGGAAAGTATCAGCGAAAAACCGGTGCAAGAGTTCTGGATAGCCATAGCCGGCCCCCTCGTCAATGTAGCTATCGCGCTGATGCTCGGACTGATTATATTGATTACCGGGCAGCGAAATATACTGGATGCATTGAGATATCCGGGAGGTGGTGATTCTTTTATTCATAGTTTTTTGCCTTTGACGATGTTGTCAAATATCATATTGGCGGTATTCAATTTTATCCCGGCTTTTCCTATGGATGGAGGTAGAATACTAAGGGCTTTATTGTCGACCCATTGGCCGAGATATAAAGCCACTTTGATCGCAGCCAGAGTCGGACAGGCTTTGGCCATTGTATTTCTCATCTTCGCTGTTTCGCAGGGCCATTGGATGCTTTGCCTGGTGAGTCTTTTTATCTTCGTAACAGCGGGCAATGAACTCAAACAAGTAAAATGGGAGTCTATTTTGGCAGTAAAACCAGTGAAAGATCTGATCAATACTAAGTATGAGCATATTCAGGCGGGCGACAGCATGCATTTGCCGGTCGAAACTGCCTTGCGGGGAATCGAGAAGAATTATTTGGTATATAATGGAGATGCTTTGATGGGATATCTTTCCCATGCCGCCGTCATGTATGCTTATAAAATGCAGAGGCAAGAAGCGCCGGTAGCCTCATTTACCCGGACGGAAGTACCCCAGGTCGATACAGAGCTCTCTTTGAAAGATGCGTTACATCTGATGCAAAGTACAGGAGCCACTTTGCTGCCGGTAGTGGAAAATGGCTTGATCATTGGAGCAGTAGATGAAGATCAAATAAAAAAATATGTAGAAATTGCGCTCCTGCTCAAAACATAA
- a CDS encoding sterol desaturase family protein, with amino-acid sequence METYGKILLVAMPAFLLLVLIEKFYGYYRGNDTVRNMDMISSLSSGFTNVIKDVLGISVAIIGYSWMVEHLAIVHIKANWLVYLVAFLALDFSGYWVHRIAHEYNFFWNNHIVHHSSEEFNLACALRQSISVFVRIFTFFLLPAALLGVPGQVIAIVAPIQLFAQFWYHTRHIGHMGFLEKIIVTPSHHRVHHAINPQYLDKNYSQIFIWWDRWFGTFQQELPEVPPVYGITRPVQTWNPVKINFLHLWLLIKDAWRAEDFKDKLRIWFMPTGWRPLDVEKKYPVHKINDVYHFDKYDTKASLGLHIWSWLQLLAMLVLTSYLFAHIAEIHRANTYQIYIYGLILFIDVYAYTELMDRNPTAWIAEGLKCILGLYIIWIQGDWFLSDRFGVWIKYAVAIYLVGSLLVTLYFVVKHNKEDSAPVKSLSIH; translated from the coding sequence ATGGAGACTTATGGTAAAATATTATTAGTAGCGATGCCGGCATTTTTATTGTTGGTCCTCATAGAAAAATTTTATGGTTACTATCGGGGGAATGATACGGTGCGCAACATGGATATGATATCCTCCCTGAGCTCAGGATTTACCAATGTGATCAAAGATGTTTTAGGTATCAGCGTAGCTATCATTGGATACTCCTGGATGGTTGAGCATCTTGCGATCGTGCATATAAAAGCTAATTGGTTGGTATACCTGGTTGCATTTCTAGCCTTGGATTTTTCCGGATACTGGGTACATCGTATCGCGCACGAGTACAATTTTTTTTGGAATAATCATATCGTGCACCATAGCAGCGAAGAGTTTAACCTGGCTTGTGCATTGAGACAGAGCATCTCCGTGTTTGTTAGGATTTTTACCTTCTTTTTATTGCCTGCGGCTTTATTAGGAGTGCCCGGGCAAGTGATTGCTATAGTCGCGCCCATCCAATTATTTGCCCAGTTTTGGTACCATACCCGCCATATCGGACATATGGGTTTTTTAGAAAAGATCATAGTCACTCCATCTCATCATCGGGTGCACCATGCGATCAATCCGCAATACCTCGACAAAAATTATTCTCAAATCTTTATCTGGTGGGATCGGTGGTTTGGCACCTTCCAACAAGAGCTGCCGGAAGTACCTCCGGTATATGGTATCACCCGACCTGTACAAACCTGGAACCCAGTCAAAATTAATTTCTTGCACCTTTGGCTTTTGATTAAAGATGCCTGGAGAGCAGAGGATTTCAAAGACAAATTACGCATATGGTTTATGCCCACTGGCTGGCGCCCGCTGGATGTTGAAAAAAAATATCCTGTCCATAAGATAAATGATGTCTACCATTTTGATAAATATGATACCAAAGCATCCCTCGGATTACATATCTGGAGCTGGTTGCAGCTCCTTGCTATGTTGGTATTGACCAGTTATCTTTTTGCACATATTGCGGAGATACATCGAGCCAATACTTATCAAATCTATATCTATGGTCTGATCTTATTCATCGATGTCTATGCCTATACCGAGCTGATGGACCGTAATCCCACCGCCTGGATAGCCGAAGGACTTAAATGTATCCTGGGTCTGTATATCATCTGGATACAAGGTGACTGGTTTTTATCGGATAGATTTGGTGTATGGATTAAGTATGCAGTAGCCATCTACCTGGTTGGATCATTATTGGTGACTTTGTATTTCGTCGTTAAGCACAATAAGGAGGATAGTGCCCCGGTGAAATCGCTGAGTATTCATTAG
- a CDS encoding beta-glucosidase — protein sequence MEKKFPKDFIWGGATSSYQIEGAWNEEGKGPSIWDVFTMIPGKVNHFENGNIACDHYHRIEEDVALMKKIGLRAYRFSISWPRILPAGRGQVNQKGIDFYNKLINELVANDITPWVTLYHWDLPAALEFEINGWLGEEISDAFAEYADVCFAAFGDRVKNWITINESWVVAILGYGLGVFAPGKKSMDYPYQAGHNLLKAHAKAVATYRQKYQSTQHGRIGITNNCDWREPLTESPADKAAAERALEFFLAWFADPIYKGDYPPCMKERLGSRLPSFTAAEKNMIKGSSDFFGLNHYTTMYAADATHNREKGSVYGNGGLSEDQDVNLSVSPDWKMTSMQWAIVPWGCKKLLMWIDARYDHPEVIITENGCAFNESLVEGKVDDHERIQFFQGYLAAIQEAIRGGADVKGYFIWSLMDNFEWALGYDKRFGITYIDQDLTRIPKASAWWYASVIEQNEVI from the coding sequence ATGGAAAAAAAATTTCCTAAAGATTTCATCTGGGGAGGAGCTACCTCCTCTTATCAAATCGAAGGAGCATGGAATGAAGAAGGCAAAGGGCCCTCCATCTGGGATGTATTCACCATGATTCCAGGCAAGGTCAATCATTTTGAAAATGGCAATATAGCCTGTGATCATTACCACCGCATTGAAGAAGATGTGGCCTTGATGAAAAAAATAGGTCTTAGAGCATATCGTTTTTCCATTTCCTGGCCACGCATCCTTCCCGCCGGAAGAGGCCAGGTCAATCAAAAAGGTATTGATTTCTACAATAAACTCATCAATGAATTAGTAGCCAATGATATCACTCCCTGGGTGACACTGTATCATTGGGATCTGCCTGCTGCATTGGAGTTTGAGATCAACGGTTGGTTGGGCGAGGAGATCAGTGATGCTTTTGCTGAGTACGCTGATGTCTGCTTTGCTGCCTTTGGAGATAGGGTCAAAAACTGGATCACCATCAATGAATCCTGGGTGGTCGCCATCCTGGGATACGGATTGGGTGTATTTGCCCCGGGTAAAAAATCCATGGATTACCCATACCAGGCCGGACATAATCTACTCAAAGCGCATGCTAAAGCAGTAGCCACCTATCGGCAAAAATACCAATCGACCCAACATGGTAGAATCGGGATCACCAATAATTGTGATTGGCGCGAACCTCTGACAGAAAGTCCTGCAGATAAAGCGGCTGCAGAAAGAGCTTTGGAGTTTTTTCTGGCATGGTTTGCAGACCCTATCTACAAGGGGGATTACCCTCCCTGTATGAAAGAACGACTGGGAAGCAGGCTGCCGTCCTTTACTGCTGCTGAAAAAAATATGATCAAAGGTTCGTCCGATTTTTTTGGACTCAATCACTATACCACTATGTATGCTGCCGATGCAACTCATAATCGCGAGAAAGGCAGTGTCTATGGCAACGGGGGTCTATCAGAAGATCAGGATGTCAATCTATCCGTATCGCCTGATTGGAAGATGACGAGTATGCAGTGGGCGATCGTCCCCTGGGGTTGCAAAAAATTATTGATGTGGATCGACGCAAGATATGATCATCCAGAGGTCATCATCACAGAAAATGGTTGTGCTTTTAATGAGTCACTGGTCGAAGGAAAAGTAGATGATCACGAACGAATACAGTTTTTTCAGGGATATCTGGCAGCAATACAAGAAGCTATCCGGGGAGGTGCTGATGTCAAAGGATATTTTATCTGGTCCTTGATGGACAATTTTGAATGGGCATTGGGTTACGACAAACGTTTTGGAATCACTTATATAGATCAGGATTTAACGAGAATACCAAAAGCATCAGCCTGGTGGTACGCCAGCGTGATTGAGCAAAATGAGGTCATTTGA
- a CDS encoding Na+:solute symporter has translation MKISTIDLIIILIYLSSTVVIGLLLRKQASKSKESYMLGGNTLPWYMLGLSNASGMFDISGTVWLVTLLFIYGLKSIFIPWLWPVFNQVFLMMFLSVWLRRSGVNTGAEWLATRFSGRGAQMSHAVIVIFAVILGLGYLAYGFIGIGKFIEIFIPWEAVSAYVPFDISPQFVPHFYGVIFTLFAIFYSLIGGMLSIVWADVIQYSLMAIAGIIIGIIAMNAVAHNALVVPESWSSPFFGSHLHLDWSQIIPEVNSKISSDGYSLFGIFFSMMLIKGLLVSFAGPAPTYDMQKILSAKSPREAAMMSGSVNVVLMPFRYFMIAGFAVLALIFYNQLDLRSVTSGEIDFEQILPEAISKFVPVGLMGILLAGLIAAFMSTFAGTLNATQAYIVNDIYLKFINPKADNVKIRSINWIAGLTLVSFSFILGFFAKDVNDILQWIVSAAYGSYVAANVLKWYWWRFNGNGFFWGMIGGMVPALTFRFIFPGVLDLYTFPLMLLISTVAAIIGTYSAPPTNEDTLKKFYKNVRPWGFWKPIEEKVLAEDPGFQPNRDFKKDMLNIVIGIIWQTCLVAFPIYLVLLKVVPFTISIGIAIICTLILKKTWFDKLPKD, from the coding sequence ATGAAAATTTCTACCATTGATCTCATCATCATATTGATCTACCTCAGTTCGACGGTAGTCATCGGATTACTACTAAGAAAACAAGCCTCTAAAAGCAAAGAAAGCTATATGCTCGGTGGCAATACTCTACCCTGGTACATGCTTGGCTTGTCTAATGCATCAGGTATGTTTGACATCAGTGGCACAGTATGGTTGGTGACTCTATTATTTATCTATGGACTTAAAAGCATTTTTATTCCCTGGTTATGGCCGGTATTCAACCAAGTTTTCCTGATGATGTTTTTGTCCGTCTGGTTGAGGCGCTCTGGAGTCAATACAGGAGCAGAATGGCTGGCTACCAGGTTTAGTGGCAGGGGAGCGCAAATGTCCCATGCAGTTATAGTCATATTTGCCGTCATTTTGGGATTAGGTTACCTTGCTTATGGGTTTATAGGTATTGGAAAATTTATTGAAATATTTATTCCCTGGGAGGCAGTGTCGGCGTATGTACCTTTTGATATCTCCCCTCAGTTTGTACCTCATTTTTATGGAGTGATATTTACCCTTTTTGCTATTTTTTATAGTTTAATCGGAGGCATGCTTAGCATAGTATGGGCCGATGTAATACAATATTCGCTGATGGCTATCGCCGGGATCATCATCGGGATAATCGCTATGAATGCCGTAGCGCACAATGCCCTCGTAGTGCCTGAGAGCTGGTCCAGTCCGTTTTTCGGCAGTCATCTACATCTTGACTGGAGTCAGATCATACCTGAGGTCAATAGCAAAATCAGTAGTGATGGGTATTCACTGTTTGGCATATTCTTTTCTATGATGTTGATCAAAGGGTTGTTGGTATCTTTTGCCGGACCTGCGCCTACGTACGATATGCAAAAAATCTTGTCTGCCAAGTCCCCAAGAGAAGCAGCTATGATGTCCGGATCAGTCAATGTCGTACTGATGCCTTTCAGGTATTTTATGATTGCAGGATTTGCTGTACTGGCATTGATCTTTTACAATCAGTTGGATCTTCGATCGGTCACCAGCGGGGAGATTGATTTTGAACAGATTTTGCCGGAAGCTATTAGCAAATTTGTTCCGGTCGGGCTCATGGGCATATTGCTGGCAGGTTTAATCGCTGCATTTATGAGCACATTTGCAGGTACCCTCAATGCTACTCAGGCTTATATCGTCAATGATATTTATTTAAAATTTATCAATCCCAAAGCGGACAATGTCAAGATCAGGTCAATCAACTGGATCGCTGGTCTGACGCTGGTTTCGTTTAGTTTTATCCTTGGTTTTTTTGCCAAAGATGTCAATGATATACTTCAATGGATCGTATCTGCTGCATATGGCTCTTATGTAGCTGCCAATGTGCTTAAGTGGTATTGGTGGCGATTCAATGGCAACGGATTTTTCTGGGGTATGATCGGAGGGATGGTGCCAGCCTTGACTTTCCGATTTATTTTTCCTGGCGTACTCGATCTGTATACCTTTCCACTTATGTTATTGATCTCTACAGTTGCCGCGATCATAGGTACTTATTCAGCACCGCCGACCAATGAAGACACCCTCAAAAAATTCTACAAAAATGTAAGGCCCTGGGGATTTTGGAAACCGATTGAAGAAAAAGTATTGGCAGAAGACCCTGGTTTCCAACCCAACAGAGATTTCAAAAAAGATATGTTGAATATTGTGATCGGTATCATTTGGCAGACCTGTTTGGTAGCTTTTCCAATCTACTTGGTTTTATTAAAAGTGGTACCTTTTACCATCAGTATCGGTATCGCCATCATCTGCACCCTGATATTGAAAAAGACCTGGTTTGATAAATTACCCAAGGACTAG
- a CDS encoding alcohol dehydrogenase catalytic domain-containing protein: MKALTFTGIQSITYEDIPDPIIEDQMDVIVKTSYCAICGSDLHIYHGRERGIDSHTAMGHEFTGEVVEAGSEVTSLKLGDQVVSAFTTACGQCFFCLRGLSARCIHNQIYGWRENGKGLQGAQAEYVRVPLADHTLMPYLPYGLTGSEAILAGDILSTGYFGALLCELKPEDTVVIIGCGPVGLMAIWSAAHAYAGTVIGVDLIDDRLVLVSGFGGLPLKLNKETIEAVKEMTQGRGADAVIEAVGNESAQKLAYDLVRPGGIIATIGVHTTDQFVFKPADVYDKNLTYKSGRCPARSLMPVILPLIGKNKKQLASLFTHHLPLDQGVRAYDIFDKKQEGCIKVLLQA; this comes from the coding sequence ATGAAAGCACTAACATTCACCGGTATTCAATCCATCACCTACGAAGATATCCCTGATCCAATCATCGAAGATCAAATGGATGTCATCGTCAAGACATCATATTGTGCCATCTGCGGTTCTGATCTGCATATCTATCACGGAAGAGAGCGTGGCATAGACTCTCACACTGCTATGGGACATGAATTTACCGGAGAAGTCGTTGAAGCAGGCAGTGAGGTCACTAGTCTAAAACTTGGAGATCAGGTCGTCAGTGCTTTCACTACAGCCTGTGGGCAGTGCTTTTTTTGCCTTCGCGGTCTTAGCGCGAGATGTATACACAATCAGATCTATGGTTGGAGAGAAAACGGCAAAGGGCTCCAGGGTGCTCAGGCCGAATATGTTAGAGTACCTCTGGCCGATCATACCTTGATGCCATACCTGCCCTATGGTCTTACTGGTTCAGAGGCCATCCTGGCAGGAGATATTCTCAGTACTGGTTATTTTGGTGCTTTGCTTTGTGAACTAAAACCTGAGGATACAGTGGTCATCATTGGTTGTGGACCTGTGGGCCTGATGGCTATATGGAGTGCAGCTCATGCGTACGCTGGCACGGTGATAGGAGTCGATTTGATAGATGACCGGTTGGTCTTGGTCTCCGGGTTTGGGGGACTACCCTTAAAATTAAATAAAGAGACGATAGAGGCCGTGAAGGAGATGACGCAGGGTAGGGGAGCCGATGCCGTCATAGAAGCCGTAGGCAATGAATCAGCACAAAAACTCGCTTACGACCTGGTGCGGCCTGGAGGTATTATAGCCACCATCGGTGTCCATACTACAGATCAGTTTGTGTTTAAGCCGGCTGATGTCTATGACAAAAATCTAACGTATAAAAGTGGGCGGTGTCCGGCCAGATCTCTGATGCCTGTTATTTTGCCTTTAATAGGTAAGAACAAAAAGCAGCTTGCTTCCTTGTTTACACACCACCTCCCCCTTGATCAGGGGGTGAGGGCGTATGACATCTTTGATAAAAAACAGGAGGGCTGTATCAAGGTCTTGCTTCAAGCCTAG
- a CDS encoding T9SS type A sorting domain-containing protein — protein sequence MIFPSVVTTSVNMVAPLGQSGSYSISDASGKVFHNGWLGPGLVTPIFVGKLKSGMYYVRFDGDGHSETRTFMKM from the coding sequence ATGATATTCCCTTCAGTGGTCACTACTTCGGTGAATATGGTAGCCCCTTTGGGTCAGTCTGGTAGCTACAGTATCTCTGACGCTTCCGGCAAGGTATTTCACAATGGTTGGTTAGGTCCAGGACTCGTGACACCTATATTTGTCGGGAAGCTCAAATCGGGTATGTATTATGTTCGCTTTGATGGAGATGGCCACAGCGAAACCAGGACTTTTATGAAAATGTAA
- a CDS encoding helix-turn-helix domain-containing protein: MFGDNLKYLREVKKISQQQAADDLGLPRTTLGDYERNHTEPNITMLCKIAGYFHVDLDDLLKHQLEQLHPKSLDKDFKILAITVDPANRQNIELVDAKAEAGYLQSFQDPQYIKKLPRIYIPRLHQGSYRAFEIRGDSMLPVESGTLIIGQYVEKLSDVINDKTYIIIHKTDGIVYKRVRVNKEKKELQLVSDNTVYDTYSLPFHLISELWEYKAHIGFNDLKSSFESMMDDRLSDVQKKVNQIYKKVVKS; the protein is encoded by the coding sequence ATGTTTGGTGACAATTTAAAATACCTCAGAGAAGTAAAAAAAATATCGCAGCAGCAGGCCGCAGATGATCTGGGTTTACCCCGAACTACCCTCGGAGATTACGAAAGAAATCATACGGAGCCCAATATTACCATGTTGTGCAAAATCGCAGGGTACTTTCACGTGGACCTGGATGATTTGCTCAAACATCAACTCGAACAATTACATCCAAAATCATTAGACAAAGATTTTAAAATACTGGCTATTACGGTAGACCCGGCCAATCGTCAAAATATAGAGCTCGTCGATGCCAAAGCGGAGGCAGGCTATCTTCAATCCTTTCAAGATCCTCAATACATCAAAAAACTGCCAAGGATCTATATTCCGAGGCTGCACCAGGGGAGTTACAGGGCATTTGAAATCAGGGGGGACTCTATGCTTCCAGTCGAAAGCGGTACCCTTATTATAGGACAATATGTAGAAAAACTCAGCGATGTAATCAATGATAAAACCTATATCATCATACACAAGACAGATGGTATCGTATATAAAAGAGTGCGGGTCAACAAAGAAAAAAAAGAATTGCAACTGGTGTCGGACAATACGGTTTATGATACCTATTCATTGCCCTTCCATCTCATCAGTGAGCTGTGGGAATATAAGGCCCATATTGGCTTTAATGATTTAAAATCGAGTTTTGAGTCAATGATGGATGATAGACTATCCGATGTTCAAAAAAAAGTGAACCAGATCTATAAAAAAGTGGTTAAGTCTTAA
- a CDS encoding Gfo/Idh/MocA family oxidoreductase — protein MNRRHFVKSSAAIGGTGLLLGSGPLQAMVHNSVNDVIKIAMIGCGGRATGAAIQALSTKQNVQLVAMADAFPDRIDESVKAIKKEIEDSGLDKNKFAVTPDKMFSGFDAYKKVIPLCDVVIIATPPGFRPIHFKEAIAQNKHVFMEKPVATDAVGVRSVLETAQKAKDKKLNVVVGLQRHYQKVYQRWVEALHEGAIGDITASRVYWNDAGVWVKPRQPNQTEMEYQMRNWYYFVWLCGDHINEQHIHNLDVGNWVKQAYPINARGMGGRQTRTGKEYGEIFDHFAVEYEYADGSRMYSQCRHSKGCLNMVTEQFDGTNGVAPKPGLIQTRKGFVLLKHDDKKDANPYQVEHDELFAAVAANEYKFADAENGAKATLTAIMGRMAAYSGQLVEWDKALNSTINLQPNAYTWDTLPKTLPDKDGWYDIPMPGKTVAV, from the coding sequence ATGAATCGTCGTCATTTTGTCAAATCTTCAGCCGCTATTGGCGGTACTGGATTACTGCTTGGTAGTGGTCCATTACAAGCCATGGTGCACAACTCAGTCAATGATGTAATAAAAATAGCCATGATAGGCTGTGGAGGTAGAGCTACAGGCGCAGCTATTCAAGCACTCTCTACCAAACAGAATGTCCAGCTGGTAGCGATGGCAGATGCTTTTCCTGATAGAATAGATGAAAGCGTCAAAGCGATCAAAAAAGAAATAGAAGACTCCGGACTGGACAAAAATAAATTTGCAGTCACTCCTGACAAAATGTTTTCGGGGTTTGATGCTTATAAAAAAGTCATTCCATTGTGTGATGTTGTCATCATCGCTACACCTCCGGGTTTCAGACCCATTCATTTTAAGGAGGCTATCGCTCAAAATAAGCACGTGTTCATGGAGAAACCGGTGGCTACCGATGCAGTAGGGGTGCGCAGTGTCCTGGAGACTGCTCAGAAAGCCAAGGATAAAAAACTTAATGTGGTGGTAGGCTTACAGAGGCACTATCAGAAAGTATACCAGCGCTGGGTCGAAGCCTTGCATGAAGGAGCTATTGGTGATATCACTGCTTCCAGGGTGTATTGGAATGATGCAGGCGTATGGGTCAAACCACGCCAGCCTAATCAAACCGAAATGGAATACCAAATGCGCAATTGGTATTACTTTGTCTGGTTGTGTGGCGATCATATCAATGAACAACATATCCATAACCTTGATGTAGGCAACTGGGTAAAACAAGCATATCCGATCAACGCCAGAGGCATGGGAGGACGACAGACCAGGACCGGTAAAGAATACGGCGAAATCTTTGATCACTTTGCAGTAGAATACGAGTATGCAGATGGCTCGAGGATGTATAGTCAGTGCAGACATAGCAAGGGCTGTCTTAATATGGTGACAGAACAATTTGATGGCACCAATGGAGTCGCTCCAAAACCAGGATTGATACAGACCCGCAAAGGATTTGTTCTGCTGAAACACGATGATAAAAAGGATGCCAATCCTTACCAGGTAGAGCATGATGAATTGTTTGCTGCAGTAGCCGCCAATGAATACAAATTTGCAGATGCAGAGAATGGAGCTAAAGCTACCCTCACTGCCATCATGGGCCGTATGGCAGCATATAGTGGTCAGTTGGTAGAGTGGGACAAAGCCCTTAATTCTACCATCAACCTCCAACCCAATGCCTATACCTGGGATACTTTGCCAAAGACCCTTCCTGACAAAGATGGTTGGTACGACATACCGATGCCGGGCAAGACCGTAGCCGTTTAA
- a CDS encoding FAD:protein FMN transferase, which yields MNSWLRRLMFSLSRLHAYWIQGVYTYGVLLFCCGLYGQGSMYSFQDYKMGTAFEIKIFTEDTSDIYAAVQAAWHRIDEVNDIFSDYSTTSELYFLQHQHGMPTRVSPIFSELLSTSLSYSRCSWGVFDVTVGSLSRLWRRAIKMNELPSKSRIDTALKYVGFDKIKFEGTTITIPDGVLLDFGAIAKGFAVDEAVSVLRSKGFSAMMVDGGGDLYVGDAPTGSDGWKVLVTLQLKNRTWIDTTMDLTNKAIVTSGDRFKFILDAKGRIFSHIIDPHTGYGIPGPHQTTVIASTAMHADALATSISILCPGKIRQFRRRWRKAFPLDDSNWTYFKSKLK from the coding sequence TTGAATAGCTGGTTACGAAGATTGATGTTTTCACTATCCCGTTTGCATGCATATTGGATCCAGGGAGTCTATACTTATGGCGTGCTATTATTTTGTTGTGGGTTGTATGGCCAGGGATCAATGTATTCTTTTCAAGATTACAAGATGGGCACTGCTTTTGAAATAAAAATCTTTACCGAGGATACCAGCGATATCTATGCCGCTGTTCAGGCTGCCTGGCATCGAATAGACGAGGTCAATGATATCTTTAGTGATTACAGTACCACCAGTGAACTATACTTTTTGCAACATCAACATGGTATGCCTACGCGGGTAAGCCCTATTTTCAGCGAACTGTTATCAACCAGTCTGTCGTACAGCAGATGTAGCTGGGGAGTATTTGATGTGACCGTAGGTTCACTTTCTCGCCTGTGGCGAAGAGCTATTAAAATGAATGAATTGCCGTCAAAGTCCAGGATAGATACTGCGCTCAAATATGTTGGATTTGATAAAATCAAGTTTGAGGGTACTACTATCACCATTCCTGATGGGGTATTACTTGATTTTGGTGCTATTGCCAAAGGATTTGCGGTAGATGAGGCAGTGAGTGTCCTCCGGTCAAAAGGGTTTTCAGCTATGATGGTGGATGGTGGGGGCGATCTTTATGTGGGCGATGCCCCGACCGGATCTGATGGGTGGAAGGTATTGGTCACCCTTCAATTAAAAAATAGAACCTGGATTGATACCACCATGGACCTCACGAATAAAGCTATTGTAACTTCTGGTGATCGCTTCAAGTTTATCCTCGACGCGAAAGGCCGTATATTTTCACACATCATTGATCCCCATACGGGCTATGGCATTCCAGGACCACATCAGACCACGGTCATCGCTTCGACCGCGATGCATGCAGATGCTTTGGCTACCTCGATCAGTATCCTTTGTCCGGGTAAAATCAGGCAATTTCGCAGGCGATGGAGGAAAGCTTTTCCACTCGATGATTCAAACTGGACCTATTTCAAATCCAAATTAAAATAG